The following proteins are co-located in the Paralichthys olivaceus isolate ysfri-2021 chromosome 2, ASM2471397v2, whole genome shotgun sequence genome:
- the LOC109638470 gene encoding mucin-3A isoform X2, with protein sequence MFQLQALCKEAEPQSFREVQIIKLTNGSVVAASVAEYSYLNNETQIQFINNELHGVLTDILNTTSNLDKISQAFNNSSVTLDQITFPPPEINNITNLEPYVNCSGFANYTAIVTNGRWQCVGHCKTNPNYCNQHGECLNDIRKGPICRCFESSLHQYYGPQCEFYRRGPGFYGALFGSLAGVLLLLIVIVIAIYAKKKYTGVWKRSNSFNRRLPAFEEDFFDFTDSAYHNLGMKDPYLSEAFRPHLGNVDNQLQVKTGHPDLLDINP encoded by the exons ATGTTCCAGCTTCAAGCCCTATGCAAAGAAGCAGAACCACAAAGCTTTAGAGAAGTACAAATCATCAAGTTAAC AAACGGAAGTGTTGTTGCAGCAAGTGTGGCAGAGTACAGCTATctaaataatgaaacacaaatcCAGTTTATCAACAATGAGCTTCATGGGGTGTTGACTGATATCTTGAACACCACAAGTAACCTGGATAAGATTTCTCAGGCCTTTAATAACAGCAGTGTGACGTTAGATCAAATCACCTTCCCACCACCTGAAATTAACA ATATTACAAACCTGGAGCCTTACGTTAACTGCAGTGGGTTTGCTAATTACACTGCTATTGTAACTAATGGTCGATGGCAGTGCGTTGGACATTGTAAAACCAATCCTAATTACTGCAATCAGCATGGAGAGTGCTTGAATGATATTCGAAAAGGGCCTATTTGTCG GTGCTTTGAGTCAAGCCTGCATCAGTATTACGGTCCGCAGTGTGAATTCTACCGTCGGGGGCCAGGTTTCTATGGAGCCCTGTTTGGGTCATTGGCAGGTGTACTCCTGCTCTTGATTGTCATTGTCATTGCTATCTATGCCAAAAAGAAGTATACAGGAGTTTG GAAAAGGAGCAACTCCTTTAACAGAAGACTGCCTGCTTTTGAGGAAGATTTCTTTGACTTCACTGATTCAG CATACCATAACTTGGGAATGAAAGACCCTTACTTATCAGAGGCCTTTAGACCACATCTAGGAAATGTTGACAATCAATTGCag gtcAAAACAGGACATCCAGACTTGTTGGACATAAACCCCTAA
- the LOC109638470 gene encoding mucin-2 isoform X1, whose product MQTSGESTTSESMATTTSSTPTSSIPASTTQTSETSRTSQQSASPSTTIFTSSIHTSPESTTSEPMTPTTSTTPTSSIPASTTQTSETTITTQQSASPSTTIFTSSMQTSPESTTSESMTPTTSTTPTSSIPASTTQTSGTSRTSQQSASPSTTIFTSSMQTSPESTTSESMTPTTSSTSTSSIPASTTQTSETTRTTQQSASPTTTIFTSSMQTSPESTTGESMTPTTSTTPTSSIPASTTQTSETTITTLQSASPSTTILTSSMQTSGESTTSESMATTTSSIPTSSIPASTTQTSETTKTTLQTAPVSVPILTSSTQASSESTTSESMTPTTSSKPTTSIPASTTHTSETTRTTLQSASPSTTIFTSSMQTSPESTTSESMTPTTSSKPTSSIPASTTQTSETTKTTLQSASPSTTIFTSSMQTSPESTTSESMTPTTSSTSTSSIPASTTQTSETTRTTQQSASPTTTIFTSSMQTSPESTTGESMTPTTSTTPTSSIPASTTQTSETTRTTLQSASPSTTILTSSMQTSGESTTSESMATTTSSTPTSSIPASTTQTSETTITTLQSASPSTTILTSSMQTAGESTTSESMATTTSSTPTSSIQASTTQTSETTKTTLQTAPVSVPILTSSTQASSESTTSESMTPTTSSTPTSSIPASTTPTSETTRTTQQSASPSTTIFTSSMQTSPESTTSESMTPTTSTTPTSSIPASTTQTSETTRTSQQSASPSTTIFTSSMQTSPESTSESMATTTSSTPTSSIPASTTQTSETSRTSQQSASPSTTIFTSSMQTSPESTTSESMTPTTSSTSTSSIPASTTQTSETTRTSQQSASPSTTIFTSSMQTSPESTSESMATTTSSTPTSSIPASTTQTSETSRTSQQSASPSTTIFTSSMQTSPESTTSEPMTPTTSTTPTSSIPASTTQTSETTITTQQSASPSTTIFTSSMQTSGESTTSESMTPTTSSTPTSSTPASTTQTSETTRTTQQSASPTTTIFTSSMQTSPESTTVESMTPTTSTTPTSSIPASTTQTSETTITTLQSASPSTTILTSSMQTSGESTTSESMATTTSSTPTSSIQASTTQTSETTKTTLQTAPVSVPILTSSTQASSESTTSESMTPTTSSKPTTSIPASTTQTSETTKTTLQSASSSTTIFTSSMQTSPESTTSESMTPTTSSKPTTSIPASTTHTSETTRTTLQSASSSTTIFTSSMQTSPESTSESMATTTSSKPTSSIPASTTPTTETIKTTQQSASPSTTVLPSSQPLSATTLTESTTRQCRDDECQCDSGICKYNATLGICQCQCQDFVFGDVCSFGQNDTAAHIDTDAIPTRKTNFTLSIQMDFQLAFNDLNSPQSKKFINTLVLQLQALCKEAEPQSFREVQIIKLTNGSVVAASVAEYSYLNNETQIQFINNELHGVLTDILNTTSNLDKISQAFNNSSVTLDQITFPPPEINNITNLEPYVNCSGFANYTAIVTNGRWQCVGHCKTNPNYCNQHGECLNDIRKGPICRCFESSLHQYYGPQCEFYRRGPGFYGALFGSLAGVLLLLIVIVIAIYAKKKYTGVWKRSNSFNRRLPAFEEDFFDFTDSAYHNLGMKDPYLSEAFRPHLGNVDNQLQVKTGHPDLLDINP is encoded by the exons atgcagacatcaggcgaatccacaacaagtgaatccatggcaacaacaacatcttccacacctaccagttcaataccagcatcaaccacccagactagtgaaacctcaagaacaagccaacaaagtgcttccccatcaacaaccatatttacgtcatccatacacacgtcacctgaatccacaacaagtgaaccTATGACACCCACAACTTccaccacacctaccagttcaataccagcatcaaccacccagactagtgaaaccacaataacaacccaacaaagtgcttccccatcaacaaccatatttacttcatccatgcagacgtcacctgaatccacaacaagtgaatctatgacgcccacaacttccaccacacctaccagttcaataccagcatcaaccacccagactagtggaacctcaagaacaagccaacaaagtgcttccccatcaacaaccatatttacgtcatccatgcagacgtcccctgaatccacaacaagtgaatctatgacgcccacaacctCTTCCACATCTACAAGTTCAATACcggcatcaaccacccagactagtgaaaccacaagaacaacccaacaaagtgcttccccaacaacaaccatatttacttcatccatgcagacgtcacctgaatccacaacaggtgaatctatgacgcccacaacttccaccacacctaccagttcaataccagcatcaaccacccagactagtgaaactaccataaccaccttgcaaagtgcttcaccttcaacaaccatattgacgtcatccatgcagacatcaggtgaatccacaacaagtgaatccatggcaacaacaacatcttccatacctaccagttcaataccagcatcaaccacccagactagtgaaaccacaaaaaCAACCCTGCAAACTGCTCCAGTGTCTGTCCCAATACTTACCTCATCAACGCAGGCGTcatctgaatccacaacaagtgaatccatgacACCTACAACATCTTCCAAACCAACCacttcaataccagcatcaaccacccacactagtgaaaccacaagaacaaccctgcaaagtgcttcaccttcaacaaccatatttacttcatccatgcagacgtcacctgaatccacaacaagtgaatctatgacgcccacaacatcttccaaacctacaagttcaataccagcatcaaccacccagactagtgaaaccacaaagacaaccctgcaaagtgcttccccatcaacaaccatatttacgtcatccatgcagacgtcccctgaatccacaacaagtgaatctatgacgcccacaacctCTTCCACATCTACAAGTTCAATACcggcatcaaccacccagactagtgaaaccacaagaacaacccaacaaagtgcttccccaacaacaaccatatttacttcatccatgcagacgtcacctgaatccacaacaggtgaatctatgacgcccacaacttccaccacacctacgagttcaataccagcatcaaccacccagactagtgaaaccacaagaacaaccctgcaaagtgcttccccatcaacaaccatattgacgtcatccatgcagacatcaggtgaatccacaacaagtgaatccatggcaacaacaacatcttccacacctaccagttcaataccagcatcaaccacccagactagtgaaactaccataaccaccttgcaaagtgcttcaccttcaacaaccatattgacgtcatccatgcagacagcaggcgaatccacaacaagtgaatccatggcaacaacaacatcttccacacctactaGTTCAATAcaagcatcaaccacccagactagtgaaaccacaaaaaCAACCCTGCAAACTGCTCCAGTGTCTGTCCCAATACTTACCTCATCAACGCAGGCGTcatctgaatccacaacaagtgaatccatgacacctacaacatcttccacacctaccagttcaataccagcatcaaccaccccgactagtgaaaccacaagaacaacccaacaaagtgcttcaccttcaacaaccatatttacttcatccatgcagacgtcacctgaatccacaacaagtgaatctatgacgcccacaacttccaccacacctaccagttcaataccagcatcaaccacccagactagtgaaaccacaagaacaagccaacaaagtgcttccccatcaacaaccatatttacttcatccatgcagacgtcacctgaatcaacaagtgaatccatggcaacaacaacatcttccacacctaccagttcaataccagcatcaaccacccagactagtgaaacctcaagaacaagccaacaaagtgcttccccatcaacaaccatatttacgtcatccatgcagacgtcccctgaatccacaacaagtgaatctatgacgcccacaacctCTTCCACATCTACAAGTTCAATACcggcatcaaccacccagactagtgaaaccacaagaacaagccaacaaagtgcttccccatcaacaaccatatttacttcatccatgcagacgtcacctgaatcaacaagtgaatccatggcaacaacaacatcttccacacctaccagttcaatcccagcatcaaccacccagactagtgaaacctcaagaacaagccaacaaagtgcttccccatcaacaaccatatttacttcatccatgcagacgtcacctgaatccacaacaagtgaaccTATGACACCCACAACTTccaccacacctaccagttcaataccagcatcaaccactcagactagtgaaaccacaataacaacccaacaaagtgcttccccatcaacaaccatatttacgtcatccatgcagacatcaggagaatccacgacaagtgaatctatgacacctacaacatcttccacacctaccagttcaacaccagcatcaaccacccagactagtgaaaccacaagaacaacccaacaaagtgcttccccaacaacaaccatatttacgtcatccatgcagacgtcacctgaatccacaacagttgaatctatgacgcccacaacttccaccacacctaccagttcaataccagcatcaaccacccagactagtgaaactaccataaccaccttgcaaagtgcttcaccttcaacaaccatattgacgtcatccatgcagacatcaggtgaatccacaacaagtgaatccatggcaacaacaacatcttccacacctaccagttcaatacaagcatcaaccacccagactagtgaaaccacaaaaaCAACCCTGCAAACTGCTCCAGTGTCTGTCCCAATACTTACCTCATCAACGCAGGCGTcatctgaatccacaacaagtgaatccatgacACCTACAACATCTTCCAAACCAACCacttcaataccagcatcaaccacccagactagtgaaaccacaaagacaaccctgcaaagtgcttcctcatcaacaaccatatttacatcatccatgcagacgtcacctgaatccacaacaagtgaatctatgacgcccacaacatcTTCCAAACCAACCacttcaataccagcatcaaccacccatactagtgaaaccacaagaacaaccctgcaaagtgcttcctcatcaacaaccatatttacatcatccatgcagacgtcacctgaatcaacaagtgaatccatggcaacaacaacatcttccaaacctaccagttcaataccagcatcaaccaccccaACAACTGAAACTATAAAAACAACTCAGCAAAGTGCTTCCCCTTCTACAACTGTGTTACCTTCATCACAGCCTTTGTCTGCAACCACTCTAACTGAATCTACTACTCGTCAGTGTAGAGATGATGAATGTCAGTGTGACAGCGGTATCTGTAAATACAATGCAACACTTGGAATCTGTCAATGCCAATGTCAAGATTTTGTCTTTGGTGATGTGTGCTCTtttggacaaaatgacaccGCTGCTCATATTG ATACCGACGCAATACCAACTCGAAAAACTAATTTTACATTGTCAATCCAGATGGATTTTCAACTTGCTTTTAATGATTTAAACTCACCTCAATCAAAAAAATTCATCAACACATTAGTCCTGCAG CTTCAAGCCCTATGCAAAGAAGCAGAACCACAAAGCTTTAGAGAAGTACAAATCATCAAGTTAAC AAACGGAAGTGTTGTTGCAGCAAGTGTGGCAGAGTACAGCTATctaaataatgaaacacaaatcCAGTTTATCAACAATGAGCTTCATGGGGTGTTGACTGATATCTTGAACACCACAAGTAACCTGGATAAGATTTCTCAGGCCTTTAATAACAGCAGTGTGACGTTAGATCAAATCACCTTCCCACCACCTGAAATTAACA ATATTACAAACCTGGAGCCTTACGTTAACTGCAGTGGGTTTGCTAATTACACTGCTATTGTAACTAATGGTCGATGGCAGTGCGTTGGACATTGTAAAACCAATCCTAATTACTGCAATCAGCATGGAGAGTGCTTGAATGATATTCGAAAAGGGCCTATTTGTCG GTGCTTTGAGTCAAGCCTGCATCAGTATTACGGTCCGCAGTGTGAATTCTACCGTCGGGGGCCAGGTTTCTATGGAGCCCTGTTTGGGTCATTGGCAGGTGTACTCCTGCTCTTGATTGTCATTGTCATTGCTATCTATGCCAAAAAGAAGTATACAGGAGTTTG GAAAAGGAGCAACTCCTTTAACAGAAGACTGCCTGCTTTTGAGGAAGATTTCTTTGACTTCACTGATTCAG CATACCATAACTTGGGAATGAAAGACCCTTACTTATCAGAGGCCTTTAGACCACATCTAGGAAATGTTGACAATCAATTGCag gtcAAAACAGGACATCCAGACTTGTTGGACATAAACCCCTAA